AGTTAGGCAAGACGCGCCACGGCGCGCCGCGACCCGTTCCGAACGCGCGTTCACCCGGCGAAGGGTGAGAGCCGAAAAAAAAGGAGCGAGCGGTGCGCGTGGCGAGCCTGTTTTGCGGGTGCGGGGGATTCGACCTCGGGGCGCGGGGCGACTTCGTGTTTCTCGGCCGCAGGTACGCCCGCCTCGCGACGCAAAATGTCATCGCCGTCGATGCCGACGCGGCGGCGTGCGCCATCTATCGCCAAAACCTCGGCCCGGTCACGCACGCGCGTGTCGAGGACGTTCGCGACTGGCCCGCCGCCGACCTCTTGATCGCCGGGCCGCCCTGCCAGCCCTTTTCCGCCGCGGGATCGAAACGCGGCCGCGACGACGCGCGTAACGCGCTGCCCGCGCTCGCGAGGGCCATCGACGCGATCCGCCCTCGCGCGGTGCTCGTCGAAAACGTCCCGGGCCTCGTCGAGCGCGCCGCCGGGCGACCGGCGCTGGACGAATTTCTGCACGCCATGCGGGATCTGGGCTACGTCGAGTCGATGCGCGTGATCGACGCGGCGGATTTCGGCGTGCCCCAACACCGGCGGCGGCTGTTCATCGCCCTCGTGCGCGACGCCGAGCCTTTCACGTTTCCCGCGCCCACGCACGGCCCCGGCACCGCGCGGTCGCATGTCACGGTGCGCGAGGCGATTGCGGATCTCCACGCGCCGTTTCACATGGGCGGACATCGCCGACTGCGCGAGGGCGAGCGCGTGCATCCGAAATTCGGCGCGTCGGCCCGGCGCGTGATTGCCGACGAACCCTTCCCCACGATCAAGGCCGCGGACTCCGCCGCGCCACGGCTCATCCATCCGTGGTTCGACCGCCCGCTCACGATGGCCGAGCTGCTGCGCGCGCAGTCGTTTCCCGACGAATTCATCGTCCCGCGCCGCACCGCCGCGATCGGCAACGCGGTCCCGCCCGTGCTGGCGTGGCACTTGGTGCGGGCGCTTGTGCGATTTGTCAGCAGCATTGCCAAGAGAACGGGTGAAGAGGCAAGATTGAGTTAAGTGTGAACGGTAAAGGAGAGCGTTGCGATGTGTCGCGCCGGTCGAGAGCCAACTCGCGTCTTTGCGATCATTCTTGCTCTCACCATCTCTTTTATTTCCTGCACGTCCGACTCCGACGACGACGATTCGGATTCCGTGGGCGAGGACGATTTCGATTTCGATGACGATGCGGATGACGATGGCGGGGACAACGACGGCGCGGTCGACGACGATGACGACACCGGCAACGACGATGTAGACGATGATCTCGACGACGATGTCGATATCGACATCGAAGGGTCATGGGAAGAGGACACGTGGCCCGACGCCGAGACAGGGTTGACGTGGCAGACGACGAACATCGGTCCCGCGCTCGGATGGGAAGACGCAAAAAGCCTTTGCGAAGCACTGGAACTCGGCGGGTTCGACGATTGGCGGCTTCCGGGCATCAGCGAGTTGCGGACGATCATCAGAGGTTGTGCCGAAACGGAAACCGGGGGCGACTGCTTGGTCACGGACGAGTGCCACGTTTCGGACTGTGACTCGGGGGACACTTGCGACGGCGACGACATCATGGAAGGACCGACTCAGGGCTGCTACTGGCCTAGCG
This is a stretch of genomic DNA from Deltaproteobacteria bacterium. It encodes these proteins:
- a CDS encoding DUF1566 domain-containing protein, which translates into the protein MCRAGREPTRVFAIILALTISFISCTSDSDDDDSDSVGEDDFDFDDDADDDGGDNDGAVDDDDDTGNDDVDDDLDDDVDIDIEGSWEEDTWPDAETGLTWQTTNIGPALGWEDAKSLCEALELGGFDDWRLPGISELRTIIRGCAETETGGDCLVTDECHVSDCDSGDTCDGDDIMEGPTQGCYWPSELSGRCTWYWSDTALTEDGWFTWYVSFSNAEIAAEMWDNVYLYVRCVRG
- a CDS encoding DNA cytosine methyltransferase, producing the protein MRVASLFCGCGGFDLGARGDFVFLGRRYARLATQNVIAVDADAAACAIYRQNLGPVTHARVEDVRDWPAADLLIAGPPCQPFSAAGSKRGRDDARNALPALARAIDAIRPRAVLVENVPGLVERAAGRPALDEFLHAMRDLGYVESMRVIDAADFGVPQHRRRLFIALVRDAEPFTFPAPTHGPGTARSHVTVREAIADLHAPFHMGGHRRLREGERVHPKFGASARRVIADEPFPTIKAADSAAPRLIHPWFDRPLTMAELLRAQSFPDEFIVPRRTAAIGNAVPPVLAWHLVRALVRFVSSIAKRTGEEARLS